One Torulaspora globosa chromosome 5, complete sequence DNA window includes the following coding sequences:
- the MRX6 gene encoding Mrx6p (ancestral locus Anc_3.62) — MLKNVGCGVIHTRLFIFKRYQSNRSSATAKNHKRKPSTRNVSEKGPENLQRNKLEANGKGYFVPRVPSTDYIPSKDVQTEGLFAGYRPLFLGNSSIRAETSVNALDNFFTSFASVKITSDSKSSGEIDMQDVLEDLRRDHAQMNLKNSKGKNRKPIIPWDASISGLVYNDRPFRDVPKDVVSKLKPFKMVRLERINESNKRIAPAPKMIRLKFHNSNVSDEPEMVNLLNVLKSRKYSHSSNAVVSEADHNLFMRSRSNYEKELKTLAFKHKFIKSDRKVFKSESDKLNRMLAKEFYRQTKLSIRTEFSDSVLPLYIYVNKSFLSKRLFRSFLRKWLMEHVEPVLSTILASYDNEERAKRFHAKVKLKIENMVHEVSKHIPSVYFTGDSVDCVVQSSPVPGFKRMHWLKPTKRNTLFWGKNADKDYLFTLDGSYNITRSGVKYMRYPNNLTWRTFDDAFSEWDYHA, encoded by the coding sequence ATGCTCAAGAATGTTGGATGCGGTGTAATTCACACTAGGCTTTTCATATTTAAAAGATATCAATCGAACAGGAGCAGTGCAACAGCCAAAAATCACAAGCGGAAGCCTAGTACAAGGAATGTGTCTGAAAAAGGGCCAGAGAATCTTCAGAGAAACAAGCTCGAAGCCAATGGCAAAGGCTATTTTGTGCCGCGAGTCCCATCTACTGATTATATACCGAGCAAAGATGTGCAGACGGAGGGATTATTCGCGGGCTATAGGCCATTGTTCTTGGGAAACTCATCGATCCGTGCGGAAACAAGTGTAAATGCTCTGGATAACTTTTTCACTTCGTTTGCCAGCGTCAAAATTACCAGTGACTCCAAATCCTCCGGCGAAATAGATATGCAGGACGTTCTAGAGGATTTGCGAAGAGATCATGCTCagatgaatttgaaaaatagTAAGGGCAAAAATCGCAAGCCGATAATACCATGGGACGCCTCGATAAGTGGGTTGGTGTACAATGACCGTCCTTTCAGGGATGTACCCAAGGACGTTGTCTCTAAACTCAAGCCATTCAAGATGGTTAGGTTGGAGAGGATTAACGAATCGAACAAACGGATTGCTCCGGCCCCCAAGATGATTAGATTGAAATTTCATAATTCAAACGTCAGTGACGAACCTGAAATGGTCAACCTGCTTAATGTCCTCAAGAGTCGGAAATACTCTCATTCCAGCAATGCTGTGGTCAGTGAGGCGGATCATAATCTGTTCATGCGGTCACGGTCGAACTACGAGAAAGAGCTCAAGACTCTTGCTTTCAAACATAAGTTTATCAAGAGTGATCGGAAAGTATTCAAAAGCGAAAGTGACAAACTTAACAGGATGTTGGCAAAGGAATTCTACAGGCAAACTAAACTTTCCATCAGAACTGAGTTCAGTGACAGTGTGTTGCCGCTATATATATACGTGAACAAATCATTCTTATCCAAACGCTTATTCCGCTCGTTCCTAAGAAAATGGCTGATGGAGCACGTTGAACCTGTGCTATCGACGATTCTGGCGTCTTATGATAATGAAGAGCGAGCCAAAAGGTTCCACGCCAAAGTCAAATTAAAGATCGAGAACATGGTCCACGAAGTTTCCAAGCATATACCCTCCGTATATTTTACCGGCGACTCTGTGGACTGTGTGGTACAGTCAAGCCCAGTGCCAGGGTTCAAAAGGATGCATTGGCTTAAGCCTACGAAAAGAAACACATTATTCTGGGGTAAAAACGCTGATAAGGACTATCTTTTTACTCTGGACGGGAGTTATAACATCACGAGAAGCGGCGTAAAGTATATGAGATATCCCAATAACCTAACTTGGCGCACCTTTGACGATGCCTTCTCAGAATGGGATTATCATGCATAA